The Miscanthus floridulus cultivar M001 chromosome 7, ASM1932011v1, whole genome shotgun sequence genome includes a region encoding these proteins:
- the LOC136464097 gene encoding probable N6-adenosine-methyltransferase MT-A70-like has translation MEAQTDAAPGGGDDLATMREQCRTLEESITTRRAAQLDLIGSLQHLVPDLVPSLDQSLRLIAAFNGRPFVPTLYPNASIHVQNPSLRPQHRRALPDPARSTRRKTSPGSSPASAAAGGAGTGGGIDAVRTMVAVCLLELVPFAEIDAAALARRLQSETSSASEAERAALADLAAELGGSAPAAVALALRRIAEDSGGLQIEEAFIGGKQMTMVWAIDRSKLLKELPESSSVLQIQPPPTPQVTPTDTDTNSAIMPRPPPLQQPDMWGHPMPPMFPRPRGMAMPRMPPGLMPLQRPFMAPGAVIPMAGGPGPSSTQLKLRTEEDDLKDLELLLNKKTYREKQNTKTGEELLDLIHRPTAKETAVAAKFKTKGGSQLKEYCTNLTKEDCRRQTGSFVACDKVHFRRIIAPHTDTNLGDCSFLDTCRHTKACKYVHYELDQTPDVPQMMAGAVAPPRQMKPQRAEYCSEIELGESQWINCDIRNFRMDILGQFGVIMADPPWDIHMELPYGTMADDEMRTLNVPTLQTDGLIFLWVTGRAMELGRECLELWGYKRVEEIIWVKTNQLQRIIRTGRTGHWLNHSKEHCLVGIKGNPLVNRNIDTDVIVAEVRETSRKPDEMYAMLERISPRTRKLELFARMHNTQAGWLSLGNQLNGVRLVDEGLRARYKAAYPDVEVSPPSPPRTSAPMDVDQSSSQKAAAPDGGERPA, from the exons ATGGAAGCGCAGACCGACGCCGcccccggcggcggcgacgatctCGCGACCATGCGCGAGCAGTGCCGGACCCTGGAGGAGTCCATCACTACCCGCCGGGCGGCGCAACTCGACCTCATCGGCTCCCTGCAGCACCTCGTCCCCGACCTGGTCCCCTCCCTCGACCAATCCCTCCGCCTCATCGCCGCCTTCAACGGCCGCCCCTTCGTCCCCACGCTGTACCCCAACGCCAGCATCCACGTGCAGAACCCCAGCCTCAGGCCCCAGCACCGCCGCGCCCTCCCCGACCCGGCCCGCTCCACCCGCCGCAAGACCTCGCCGGGGTCCTCCCCAGCTTCCGCCGCTGCGGGGGGCGCGGGAACCGGCGGTGGCATCGACGCCGTGCGTACCATGGTTGCCGTGTGTCTCCTCGAGCTCGTCCCCTTTGCCGAGATCGATGCCGCCGCGCTCGCGCGCCGCCTGCAGTCCGAAACGTCGTCCGCCAGCGAGGCCGAGCGGGCTGCTCTGGCCGACCTCGCCGCGGAGCTTGGGGGCTCCGCGCCCGCTGCGGTTGCTCTTGCGCTCCGTCGCATCGCGGAAGACAGCGGCGGCTTGCAGATCGAGGAGGCCTTCATTGGGGGCAAGCAGATGACTATGGTCTGGGCCATCGACCGGAGCAAACTCCTCAAAGAGCTACCAGAATCCTCCTCTGTGCTCCAAATCCAACCTCCGCCAACTCCACAGGTGACTCCCACAGATACTGATACTAACAGCGCCATCATGCCAAGGCCTCCGCCGCTGCAGCAGCCGGATATGTGGGGTCACCCAATGCCACCGATGTTCCCACGCCCTAGGGGCATGGCAATGCCGAGAATGCCGCCAGGGTTGATGCCGCTGCAGCGACCATTCATGGCACCAGGAGCAGTTATCCCAATGGCTGGTGGTCCGGGGCCGAGTTCCACGCAGCTGAAGCTGAGGACAGAGGAGGATGATCTAAAGGACCTTGAACTGCTGCTAAACAAGAAGACATATAGAGAGAAGCAGAATACAAAGACTGGAGAGGAGCTGCTGGATCTCATTCACCGGCCTACAGCTAAGGAGACTGCTGTCGCTGCAAAG TTTAAAACAAAGGGTGGCTCCCAGCTGAAGGAATATTGTACCAACTTAACTAAGGAAGATTGCCGACGCCAAACAGGTTCTTTTGTGGCCTGTGATAAG GTCCACTTTCGGCGTATTATAGCTCCACACACTGATACAAACCTAGGAGATTGCTCTTTCCTAGACACATGCCGTCACACAAAG GCTTGCAAGTATGTCCACTACGAGCTTGATCAAACACCAGATGTACCTCAAATGATGGCTGGTGCCGTCGCACCACCTAGGCAGATGAAGCCCCAGAGAGCTGAATATTGTTCAGAAATAGAGCTTGGAGAATCACAATGGATAAACTGTGACATTCGGAACTTCAGGATGGACATCTTAGGACAGTTTGGAGTAATTATGGCTGACCCCCCTTGGGATATTCACATGGAACTACCATATGGCACAATGGCTGATGATGAAATGAGGACGCTTAATGTTCCAACTTTGCAAACTGatggtttgatttttttatggGTCACTGGTCGTGCCATGGAACTTGGGCGTGAATG TCTGGAGCTTTGGGGTTACAAGCGTGTTGAAGAAATTATCTGGGTCAAGACCAATCAACTTCAACGTATCATTCGAACTGGCCGCACTGGCCATTGGTTGAATCACAGCAAAGAACATTGTCTTGTTGGAATAAAAGGAAACCCTTTAGTGAACAGGAATATAGATACTGATGTTATTGTTGCTGAAGTCCGTGAAACAAGCAGAAAACCTGATGAG ATGTACGCAATGCTAGAACGAATTAGCCCAAGGACAAGGAAGTTGGAGCTGTTTGCAAGAATGCATAATACACAAGCTGG ATGGCTTTCACTGGGTAACCAATTAAACGGAGTAAGGCTTGTTGATGAAGGGTTGAGAGCAAGGTACAAGGCTGCTTACCCCGATGTTGAGGtctcaccaccatcacctcccAGGACAAGCGCACCCATGGATGTTGACCAAAGTAGTTCACAGAAGGCTGCTGCGCCAGATGGTGGCGAGAGGCCTGCCTGA